The following is a genomic window from Xenopus laevis strain J_2021 chromosome 2L, Xenopus_laevis_v10.1, whole genome shotgun sequence.
gaaatgaaaatcacggtaagtatgttaagattttctgttttcctgtccTTTGCATGGCAGTGGGCCAATAAGGGGATGTAAAAAGCAGAACACATAGGGAGGGATTATTCAGGAACTTTTATTGCAGCAGCTGAGAGGACACTTAGCCCAAACCCAGCTAGGTTTTTTGAATAAACATCGAAACAGTAGTGTTTTGAGAAAGTATGTAAATTTTTCCAGGTAGCAGCTTTGCAGATCTCGTCAGCTGGAACTTGGGCATGGAAGGCCCAAGACGCCGCTATACCTCTGGTGGAGTGTGCTTTGACTGATGATGGCCCAGGTACTGTTTGAGAGGAATAGGCCATGAGAATGCATTCTTTAATCCATGCTGAGATTACTTTTTTGGAAGCTCCCATGCCTTGTCTAGGACCTCCGAAGAGAATAAGAAGATTTTCAGATTTCCTGAAACTTGACACCTTGTGTATATAGCGCTTTAGGCATCTCACCACATCGAGATTGTGGAGTCTATTCTCTTCTTCGTTCTTGGGATTCTCAAAAAAAGTAGGAAGCACTATGTCTTGGGACATGTGGAATTTTGTGGCAACCTTGGGAATGAAGTTTTCTCGAGTTCTTAGAGTAACTTTATCATGAAGGAACTGGATCTTAGTTGCATCAGATGAGAGAGCGTGTAGTTCTCCCACTCTTTTTGCTGAGGAAATGGCAAGTAGGAAGACCGTCTTCAACGTCAGGATTTTTAATGGTAAATCATCTAAAGGTTCAAAGGGTGCTTTGGTCAGTGCATCCAGTACTAGGGAGAGGTCCCAGGGAGGGACTGTGTCTTTAACTGGAGGATGGATTCTGATGAGGCCCTTGAAAAACTTTTTGATCAGAGGATATGAGGACCATTGAATGTCCGTATAAGCAGATATGGCAGAAATCTGACCTTTCAAGGTAGAAGCGCTGAGACTGGCCTCTAAACCTGACTGCAGGAATTCGATGATGGTGACCTCTGAGATGAGGAAAGACGATCCAAATTTCTCTAACCCCCAGCTGGAAAATTTCtcccagattttgttatatttggaAGAGGTAGACATCTTTCTAGAAGAAATAAGAGTGTTGATTGCTCCCTCTGAGAGTCCTTCCTTTCTGAGTTTTATCCTTTCAATCTCCAAGCAGTCAGGGCCCAGTACCCTGGGTCTGGGTGCAGTAGGGATCCCTGGTGTAAAAGGTTCGGAGTTACAGGGAGTctgaagggctcctcctgagacATCTGAAGTAAGAGGGGGAACCAGAGTCTTCTCGGCCACCAGGGAGCTATGAGGATGACTTGAGCTTTGTCCTCCTGAATTTTTTTGATGGTTTTTGCTAACATCGAGATTGGAGGGAAGATGTAAGCCAGTTGAAAGTTCCATTGGAATGAGAAAGCATCCCAAAAGGTCGCTCTGGGGTCCTTGTCCCACGAACAGAACACTAGATTCTTCTTGTTCTGAAAGGTAGCCATCAGGTCTATGGATGTGTGACCCCACTTTCGGCATATTAGGTCGTAAATCTGCTGGTTCAACTCCCACTCCCCGATAGCCGGAAATTTCCTGCTGAGGAGATCCGCTAAGGTGTTCGATGTCCCTGGTATGTAGGAGGCTTTGAGGTGGTTCGCATTGTTTTGAGCCCATTCGAAAATAGTTGTGGTCAAGCACAACAGTTGTTTGGATCTGGTTCCTCCCTGGTTGTTTATATAACTCACTGTGGTTAGGTTGTCTGATTTGATCAGTATAGATTTTTTTCTGAGGTGTTTTTGGAAGTGTAGGATCGCTAGTAGCACCGCCTTCAGTTCCCTCcaattggaggattttttgcttTCTATGGGTGTCCACTTCCCTtgaatttggaagtgtttgaagtGTGCTCCCCACCCCGCTCTGCTTGCATCCGTGGTCAGTGTTTCCCAAGTAGGGGAGGCGATAGATACAGGAACTTGCAAGTTCTCTCTCCTGAGCCACCATGAGAGATGAGTGATCGTCGTCTGTGATAGGTGAATCAACTGGGAGTTTTCCAGGTGATTCCTGTTCCATTGGTTCAAGAATTCTATCTGGAGAGGTCTTGCTTGAATTCGTGCCCATTTCACCGCCTCTATGGTGGACATAAGTTTCCCCAGAATTTGTTGACATCTCTTGGCAGTCAAGGATGGATGACGAGACAGATAATCTGCTTGGTGTTGTATGTCTGAAATCCTTTCCTCTGTTAGACTTACTTGAAGTTTTTTGGAGTCTATGATAACTCCCAGAAATTGAATCTGTTGTGTTGGCTCCAACATGGACTTTTCCCAGTTGACGAGCCACCCCCATTTTTTCAGAGTATCTAGAACTATACTCAGGTGTTGTAGGAGGAGTTTTTTGGAAGGAGCTTTCACCAATATATCGTCTAGATATGCGAAAATCTGGATCCCCTTTAGCCTTAAGAAAGCCATCATGGGAGCAAGCACCTTTGTGAAAACTCTTGGGGCTGAAGCTAGTCCGAATGGGAGCGCTTGGTATTGAAAGTGCTTTCCCAGGATCAGGAACCGTAGGAATTGTTTGTGTGGTTCCCACACTGGAACATGCAGATAGGCATCTTGTATATCTATCTTGAGCATCCAGTCTCCATGGTTTATGAACTGGCATATAGACCTcagtgtctccattttgaatttttttgttctgAGGAATTTGTTCAGATGGCCTAAGTTCAGAATTACTCTGAAATCCccattcttttttcttcttaagaATAGGTGAGAATATATACCTCTGTAATGTTCTCTTTTGGGGACTTCTGTGATGATCTTTCTGTCTAGTAGGTCCCCAAGGATCATCTTTAGGGTAGAAACAGCTAGTGGGGATCGAGGCTTTTCTGAAGACACAAAGTAAAACGTCGGAAATTTTTGAAGATCCAGGGCATAACCATTGCTTAGGGTTTTTACAACCCATTGATCTGATACGTGTTGAGCCCACACTGTCCTGAAATTCTGAAGTCTTCCTCCAAGGCAAGACAGAGGGGCTCGCGCACCCTCATGCCGATTTTTTGTCCTGTTTGAAGTCCCTTCTTCCAGGTGCCCCTTGTCCCTGGGTTCTTCTCCAGGGTTGCCTAGTAAAGGGCTTTCCCGGTCTATACTGTTTGGCCTCCTGCAGGGGATTTTTTCTAAAGGGCCTCTTGTCTCTTTTGTCCTGAGGAAGAAAAGCCGATTTTCCTGCAGAGGCTTTGGATATGATTTTGTCGAGTCTTTCACCAAACAGAAGTGACCCTTCAAATGGGAGGGAGCAAAGGTTATGTTTACTTTGCGGGTCAGCATGCCAGTGGCGCAGCCAGAGAGCTCTACGGGCCGCCACACTAAGGCCCATAGCTTTGGCCGAGAGTCTGACAAGATCCATGGATGCTTCCGTAGTGAATTCGTTTGCGGTTTTGACATCTTGGATCATTTCAATAAGCTTTTTTCTGTCTGTTCCCGCTTTGACAGCTTGTTCCAGTTCTTCTATCCAAATGTGGTTGGCTCTGGCCAGAGTGGTAATGGCTATGGAGGCTTGGTTGGACATTCCACATGTTAGATACGATTTTTTGAGTGTCATGTCTTGTCTTCTTTCCATCGCATCTTTTAGCGAGACTCCTTCGTCCACAGGCAAGGTAGTACGTCGAGCCACTCTAGTGATGGCCGCATCCACCTTAGGGGAGGCTTGCCAGAGTTTTGAGTCCTCTTCTTCGAATGGATACATCTTTTTAAGTCTTCTGGAGAAATTAAGTTTTTTATCTGgcgtcttccattcctctaaaaTGGTTTCTTTAATGACTCTGTGTACCGggaatttttctccttttttgaccGCTGATCTGAACATTTTGTCATGTTTAGGAGTATCCTCAGTATTGTCAAGTTCCAGAGAAAATCTCATTGCTTTGATGAGTGGCTCTAGGTATTCAAGGTTGAAAGAACAGGTATCTTCAgactgttcttcttcttcttgatcGGTTAAAGATAGCTCcccttcagaaacactggagtaGTGCGTGTTCCTGTGAGGTCTGTCACTGACCTCAGTCATAGAGGAGGGTGCCTTGTGTCTTTCATCTAGATTGTGTAGTACTTTCTCAGTAACTACATTGACCATATCACTCATAGATTTTTTTATGGTAGTCTGCATCCAGTCTTTAATAGAGTGCAGTTGATCAGAGGAGGGCCCAGCCACTTCCTGCAGACACTTCTCACAGAGCCTTTTGCCTAGAATTGCTGCTTCTCCGCATGCAATACAATCAGTTCTGGGAGTCTTCCTTCTTTGAGATTCCTCTCTTAATGGGGGACTCCTGAAAAATAAGGTATTATAATTACTCACCGCTGCTTGTAGTTTGTATCAATCACGATGGAAAAAAACTCTCTTAGTGCCTTACCCCCTGGAGCCTGAGCGTCTGCAGCTCATAATTGACAGTCTGGaggaaataaataacattgtcaAGTAATTAAAAAGATATTCCAAAGAATAAGGCTCCAGCGTTTAAAACCTCCATGTAACTTACACCTGGGATCAATCGAGAATACAGGTGCACACAGATTCCTCAGTCTTGTCTTGCCAGAAAAGAACACCAGCCAGTTCGTTTGAAATCATAAGAGGAACTAACCTGTGATGCGCTCGTCCTTTTAAACCGGCGCGAAAAGGCGCGTGCGTAAATTCGCAGCGTGAAAACGTAGGCGCCATTAGAGAGATGGGCGCTGGCGTCTTATCGCGCATGCGCTACCTCCGTTAAGGCAGCATTGCGGCTGATTGCGCCATCGGCAACAAAGGCCAGAAGCCCGCCGGCTTCCCCTGGAACACACACAAGGTAAGAACCTCGGTCCCAGGCGCTTCAGAGGGAGAGAGTAGCACCTCTGGTATGGGGGGTATCTTCGACAGGAAAATTGAGATGGGTGCGGGGGGACCCGGatggacttttattgtacttccTGTGCCGCCTTCCGGCGGGGGATTAACCCCTTATTGGCCCACTGCCATGCAAAGGACAGGAAAGTCCTGGCCACAGAAGGGTTACGTTTAGCCGGATTAGTAGACGTAGTAAACGGGGTGGAACTAGTGTGGTAACTTGAATCACACGATGACAGGAAGGGAATCCATTTTgcggagagagagaaaaacaacTAGCAGGACAGGAGAGAGTCTCTTGCCATGGCACCATTACAGGAAGTTTTGGCTCGGATTTCAGCAaacagggaggaggaggaggtgcgaCTCACACGAAGCTCCCATTCCCAGATTGTCTGAGCCCTTCTCTGGACAGCAGCCCACGGTACAGGAAACAGGCTGCACAAGTGCTTCCCTTACACGTGCAGCACAGAGGAGAGCTTGGACCAGTGAGAGGAGGTGGGGGCACACACAGACGTGGGGAACAGTGGCTCTTTTGAGTGGCGTGAGTGCAGACACGATAGCATGAGTGGATGGAGCCATTTCAGCAGAGGGACATCAGTGGTCGGGCACAGAGCAGGGAGTAGAAGTACAAGCGGCAATGGTATTGGGGAGAGTAAAGATAAGCACAGACAGAAAGGGAGTGTTGGGAGATCTGCTGCAGAGGGAGGCAACCAGCAGAATAGGGGATTCCAAAATGCAAGCTTAAATGGAGAGAATGGTCAGCTTAGCAGGAAGTGATGCTGGTGATAAGGGATGCAGTGGGGAGTATGGCAGCACCTTCTATGGGTAGCTGGGCTGGGGTATCTTATGTGCTTGTATCCTTACAGATGTTCATggaacacaaaacaaaaagacAGTACACAACACCAGAGGATGAGGCAACAGGACCTGCAGGTAGGACATGGGGCACAGACCATTTCAATGCAGCAGTTTTGTCAGTCATAATTGGGATAGTCTGCAGCATCTATGGTAATTCTGGTGGCGGATAAGTCCATTACTGGGGGTACAAGTGCAGGTGGGGTAGTGGACAGGATTTGAGGGGTTTCAAGATCGGTTTAAAGGAGCTGTCAGCTAGATGGGAAGTAGGGGGAGTTACAAGGGCAGCCTATGCCAGTGGCAGTATGGGAGCCCCAGCAGCAGTCTGCTCCTGGTATTGGAGCCACCATAGTTAGTGTGGTGTCTGGAGTGGCGACTGTGTTGGCTGGTTCAACAACAGGTTTAGGGTACAGGGCCAGGAATAATGCTTAACAGCAGCCACTGGGGGAATAGGAAGGTCAAGGGCTGAGGTTGTTAGTTAGTTGGCCAGTTACAGATGTGACAAGCGAGAATGGTAAAGAGGAAggtaaaaagaaagaagagggaTCTAAAACCCTCCTGGTGTCTGATGCAGCAAAATGGTGTACTTATATCTGCTTCGAAGAGCCTCTGGGGTCAGGAAGTAAAGGAAAAATGAAAGAAGAGAGATATCAGTATTTTACTTTTGTTccccttaaagggaatctgtcgtcattttaaactttttttttttttgcatttttataaaaaacacacatccataaacactgtctggcaaataaaatgttaatccacaaatccatgcataagttattttagtttgtattttgtcatgggggcttccatttctgctcattacacattcatcctgtgctgctctaacagcaggcacagcattacctgtgtgcttggaggcagccactctgtaatgaaaagccaggttgcactacgacatgagaatctagctgtacactccccctcccctctctgcccatgcgtgtgatgtcaggaggagagaggtcacatggtgtgcagggaaccaattactttcactttcctaggttctgctctacagctgcactagcagcccctcctcccacagacactatcaaagctcctgctgttctgtaagtttgttctctgcattcctttggaggggggaactttctctccttgctgccagtcaatgtagtgtggattagcacacccaccTTGTCGATAAGTgaagatatgcctggtgcacgtgggtggaggctcggcaaccccccaaaacagtaatgtagaaagaacctcacggcacacaggtctgcatgaagttttcagtgatttattgaagcggagtgcactgcaacgtttcggggtcaccccctttgtcaagcaaagggggtgaccccgaaacgttgcagtgcactccgcttcaataaatcactgaaaacttcatgcagacctgtgttccgtgaggttctttctacatattctagatggggcctttccAGCACTCTGTACAGAGAaggaataaccccctcctcccacgaatcatcttgctgtggctcggtcttgcctgtcactcctgagaCGTCTATATAGCCCTCACaactgctggcggcttcctgagtgtgcaaccgcggtaagctaaccgttagcttaccgtggtcgcacactcaagaagccgccagcaggtgcgagggctgtatagacaacaggtcaggcaaagccgcaagaccgagcctcagcaagcaggatgaagagccgcatgagacTCCGGAgctgcgggttgcctacccctgctctaGCTGAAGAGGCTGTAGATGCAGAAGGACTTCTGAAACCAGAGGAGAGCTGCTGTGATTGACTTTGGAGGGTACAAGAAGTACAGGCAGCAGCAATTTATTTCCCTTGCATCTGCTGCTGCCTATCAGAGCCTGCTTATTTCCTGCTTCTGCTCCTTGACTAAAGGCTGTGAATGAGAGAAAAATGAGTGGTTTTGAAAGGggcgtatttaccatatagggaatctagggcctgtgcctaggatgacagctttaaaggggaggttcacctttaaggtaacttttattatgttatagaacagccaattctaagcaactttccaattggttttcattatttattttttatagttatttgcctttttcatctgaccctttgcagcttttaaatgggtatcgctgactcccttctagaaaacaaatgctctgtaaggctacaaatgtattgttactttttattactgatccttctattcaggccctcctattcatattcaagtctcttattcaaatcaatgcatggttgctgactaaaaggctaaataactcaaaaaccttcaataataaaaacaaattgtcttagaatatcactctctacatcatactaaaagttatttcaaaggtgaacaacccctttaaggggacaGCCCTtagatgcctatatggtaaacaTTTTTTGTGGGGGCATGAATACAACCTGAACACGCTACTGAGGCCACTACCCTGCCTGGAAGTGTTGCTTAACATAGAATCTATGATCGAGGGCATTTACAGTCTTTTATCCACGTTCTGTGgtacttaaagaagaactattgcgaaaatgaaaatttaatataagctttagcataccGAAACAAGATGCTGATACTAaatcagcatctatttctcttcattcagcagttgggtgtcagataatcattgactggaagatgaatagtgaggacctgaatagaaagataaatcataaaaagtaacaaaaacaataaaatagtagtcttacagagcaatcgtttttggctgctagggtcaatgacccccatttgaaactgtaaaaagtcagaggaagaaggcaaataattcaatagccctaaaaaaaatttaaaatgaaggccaactgaaaagttgctaagaactgccCATTCTTTTTGGGAATGTATTTACAGTCATGTTTTCTTGAATATTATAAAAGGGAAATTTAAGTTTTATTATCGCATGTGGTCTGGGGGATTCTTTATTGAATTGGTACCATGCTTACACTGCCAGGTATTCTGGCACAGAGCTGCCCCTATCTTTTTATCTTACTGCATGGAGACATTTTAATGCCACTGGCATTGGAACTCTATTCTGGGGCATTATGTATCAGGTTGGCACTGCATTTGACTATGAAACAAATGAGTACATACCGTAGCTGTAATTAGCCTACCCAAACCAAAAAAACCCTCCGCCTGTGCCTACACCACTACTACGTGAGGTATTAAATTAATGTCTTCTCCAAATAATGCAGTATTTTCTCCCAAATGCACTTGCCACATGTTTCTCTACCTCCATCCACTTGCTCGTCTCTGTATGCAGTAgtagtaaaatgtataaatatatttataaaggtcaTACAGCTGATTTAATAGAGATATATATaaagagcaggggtgtccaaacttttttcaccaagggccatatgcagtaaaatacacaaacagctgGGCCACTCACTCGAGGTGAAGTACGTAGGTACGCTGTGCAGGTCctctccatttttaattggcccacGTAGTGCGGTTTGGctacgcccatttttgtggtcacacccctgattaccatgttcattttacaaattgtaaataagtaacacacatatagagaaacatatacaaacacacacacatacagtgacacacatacagacagatacacacacacagtgacacacatacagacagataaacacacacacaatgacacacatacagacagatacacacagtgacacacatacagacatacccacacacagtgacacacatacagacagatacatacACAGTAACTCGCACACTCGATCTGTAACTGACACAGTAAGGTCTCCCTTTGCCCGGCTGCAGCCTCcctaaatccacccctcccccaagccaAGTACAAAGCAGTTACTCACAGATCATCAGATGCACACATAGTTCCAGCACAAACAGCATGTAACAGGCAGGCCACCGTCTTGATGAACAGCACCAGAATCCAGCCAGGTTTGGACTTTCTTTTTATAGAATTAAGGAACAATCTGATTATATTTACTATAAACGGgtctgttcacctttgaattagcttttaatatgatgtagagagtggtattctgagaccaatttgcaattggttttaattttttgtgttttt
Proteins encoded in this region:
- the LOC121399949 gene encoding uncharacterized protein LOC121399949 isoform X1, which codes for MGCKNPKQWLCPGSSKISDVLLCVFRKASIPTSCFYPKDDPWGPTRQKDHHRSPQKRTLQRYIFSPILKKKKEWGFQSNSELRPSEQIPQNKKIQNGDTEVYMPVHKPWRLDAQDRYTRCLSACSSVGTTQTIPTVPDPGKALSIPSAPIRTSFSPKSFHKGACSHDGFLKAKGDPDFRISRRYIGESSFQKTPPTTPEYSSRYSEKMGVARQLGKVHVGANTTDSISGSYHRLQKTSSKSNRGKDFRHTTPSRLSVSSSILDCQEMSTNSGETYVHHRGGEMGTNSSKTSPDRILEPMEQESPGKLPVDSPITDDDHSSLMVAQERELASSCIYRLPYLGNTDHGCKQSGVGSTLQTLPNSREVDTHRKQKILQLEGTEGGATSDPTLPKTPQKKIYTDQIRQPNHSELYKQPGRNQIQTTVVLDHNYFRMGSKQCEPPQSLLHTRDIEHLSGSPQQEISGYRGVGVEPADLRPNMPKVGSHIHRPDGYLSEQEESSVLFVGQGPQSDLLGCFLIPMELSTGLHLPSNLDVSKNHQKNSGGQSSSHPHSSLVAEKTLVPPLTSDVSGGALQTPCNSEPFTPGIPTAPRPRVLGPDCLEIERIKLRKEGLSEGAINTLISSRKMSTSSKYNKIWEKFSSWGLEKFGSSFLISEVTIIEFLQSGLEASLSASTLKGQISAISAYTDIQWSSYPLIKKFFKGLIRIHPPVKDTVPPWDLSLVLDALTKAPFEPLDDLPLKILTLKTVFLLAISSAKRVGELHALSSDATKIQFLHDKVTLRTRENFIPKVATKFHMSQDIVLPTFFENPKNEEENRLHNLDVVRCLKRYIHKVSSFRKSENLLILFGGPRQGMGASKKVISAWIKECILMAYSSQTVPGPSSVKAHSTRGIAASWAFHAQVPADEICKAATWKNLHTFSKHYCFDVYSKNLAGFGLSVLSAAAIKVPE
- the LOC121399949 gene encoding uncharacterized protein LOC121399949 isoform X2; this translates as MLFISSRLSIMSCRRSGSRGSPPLREESQRRKTPRTDCIACGEAAILGKRLCEKCLQEVAGPSSDQLHSIKDWMQTTIKKSMSDMVNVVTEKVLHNLDERHKAPSSMTEVSDRPHRNTHYSSVSEGELSLTDQEEEEQSEDTCSFNLEYLEPLIKAMRFSLELDNTEDTPKHDKMFRSAVKKGEKFPVHRVIKETILEEWKTPDKKLNFSRRLKKMYPFEEEDSKLWQASPKVDAAITRVARRTTLPVDEGVSLKDAMERRQDMTLKKSYLTCGMSNQASIAITTLARANHIWIEELEQAVKAGTDRKKLIEMIQDVKTANEFTTEASMDLVRLSAKAMGLSVAARRALWLRHWHADPQSKHNLCSLPFEGSLLFGERLDKIISKASAGKSAFLPQDKRDKRPFRKNPLQEAKQYRPGKPFTRQPWRRTQGQGAPGRRDFKQDKKSA
- the LOC121399949 gene encoding lamina-associated polypeptide 2, isoforms alpha/zeta-like isoform X3; the protein is MSCRRSGSRGSPPLREESQRRKTPRTDCIACGEAAILGKRLCEKCLQEVAGPSSDQLHSIKDWMQTTIKKSMSDMVNVVTEKVLHNLDERHKAPSSMTEVSDRPHRNTHYSSVSEGELSLTDQEEEEQSEDTCSFNLEYLEPLIKAMRFSLELDNTEDTPKHDKMFRSAVKKGEKFPVHRVIKETILEEWKTPDKKLNFSRRLKKMYPFEEEDSKLWQASPKVDAAITRVARRTTLPVDEGVSLKDAMERRQDMTLKKSYLTCGMSNQASIAITTLARANHIWIEELEQAVKAGTDRKKLIEMIQDVKTANEFTTEASMDLVRLSAKAMGLSVAARRALWLRHWHADPQSKHNLCSLPFEGSLLFGERLDKIISKASAGKSAFLPQDKRDKRPFRKNPLQEAKQYRPGKPFTRQPWRRTQGQGAPGRRDFKQDKKSA